Genomic window (Takifugu flavidus isolate HTHZ2018 unplaced genomic scaffold, ASM371156v2 ctg888, whole genome shotgun sequence):
GGCGGCGTGCGTTGCTTATGCCACTCATGTACCCCGGGTGTTGTGATGTGAAGCTTGCTAATGCATTAAGGGTCGCAACATCCAGCATGTTAGACCAGAGGACCATTGGCCACCTCCTTGTTCTCCGCTTACATGTGTATGCGCTAACCATTTGATCCATTATGTCTACACCTCCTTTGGTTTGGTTGTAGAACAGGATCACATCGGGCTTCTTCTTGTGGTTGCTCTCATCCACTGCTTTGTCGTCATGCATTGTACTCAAGAGGACAAcagactttcctttttttgggacGTAGCTCACCATGGTCATGTTGCCTCTGAATCCAAACTCTGAGCTGTAGATCTCACGCAGTTTGGATGGCTTCATCACAGGTGGGATATCAGCCTTGTTCTGTCGGAGAGTGCCTACAATTGTTAGGTCCTTCTCAAGGAGCTTCTCAGCCAGAGGGACACTGGTGAAAAAGTTGTCCATCGTGATGTTGCGGCctatgggaggaaaaaaaagattgcacTTTATCAGTATACAACATagaattaaaaattaaattcactgatctcacatttattctttctttcattcttatttattctattctattttgcTTACaataaaccatttaaataaaattacacagtatgagagactgtaaacaTGGATAGAACTGATAATATGCATTCACCTGTCCCTCTGATCCCACTGCACAATTGTTGGACAACAGTCTCCCCAAGCTTCTTCTTAATCTCCTCTCCTGGCTGCCTCCCTGTGTAGACAGTTCCGTCTATTGTGTAAGGCACCCTTGCATCGCACATCCAGAATATTTTTAGGCCATATTCGCCGGCTTGCTGGGCATATATTGTAAAACCTGCACCTGCCCCGGAACGGCACCAGCTGCTCGTCAATGGTGACACAGTCACTGGGGATGAACCGTCTTCTGCAGTTGTCCAGAAAGCACTCCCACACGTATCTGAATGCCGCCATGTGGTCTGTTTCCAGTCGCAAAGCCCTGGTCCTCCTGTCGTCAAACCGTAGGAAGCGACGGATATTTTCATATCTCCCGACACCCATGGTGGCCTTGTAAATGGATTTTGCAGGGGGTCGAGAAACAGCTCCCGCAAGGCAACATCCCAGCTCTTGTCCCCCCCTGCAAGTAGGGTCAAACCGATAAAGGCCAGGAATTCTTCCTTGTCGATACTTTTCCAGTCTTTCCCTTTTACTGCGGCTGCTCTGCGTCCCTCTAAATTGGTGCATTTCAGAACCTCCTCGATGATGTTGTCGCTGATGAATTTATCCGGGGCATCCTTAGGTGAAACTGCTACTGATCCAGGTGTAGGTCCTGGCAGCTCCTCAGAATGTTATGGCTTTTTATTCTGCCATGAGTGGGGGGATTCTCATTCCAGTAAGACCCGTTTTTACTAAATCTATCTGACTGGGTCTGAATTTCCTCTTCAGGAGACTCATCAGATGAGCCCTCTTGGTCATCAGAAGAGTCTTCTTCATTCAGGAGAGACACACCCATAACTCCAGCTTGACCCTGAGACACATAGGCTGGGTCATTATCTTCATCTGAAATTTCAGACTCAGAATCAGGACCAATTCCATCCTCACCTTCCAGTCCCTTCTGCAgcatccccacaaccatttcaGCTGTGAATCTCTGAACAGCCATGATCTGAATATAGAAAAGCAAATGCACAAAATATCATCATCAGTATACAGAGACAAGCTTGATAGTGGGGCAGCTAGGGTTTATTATGATCTTGAGGCATTTCTAGTGACAGGATCTGTCAACTGTCACTagtttagctttattttggtgTCCAAGTAATGTACTTTTTCTCAAGGTAACTAAACCTTATCAGTTATATTAACTTATttctattatatttattatttattttatatttacttatttatattTCACAAGTCTAGCTAGCTAGCAGCAGTTACTTTGACAAGTCTAACTAGCTAACCAATAGGCtagttatttttctttctgaaatAAGTAGTCTAATATACTTATGACTAATTAATAGACTGTATGACTAATTTTCAAGGTAACCCTTATCAATTATCATATATGTATGTTT
Coding sequences:
- the LOC130521345 gene encoding uncharacterized protein LOC130521345, giving the protein MAVQRFTAEMVVGMLQKGLEDEDNDPAYVSQGQAGVMGVSLLNEEDSSDDQEGSSDESPEEEIQTHDNIIEEVLKCTNLEGRRAAAVKGKDWKSIDKEEFLAFIGLTLLAGGDKSWDVALRELFLDPLQNPFTRPPWVSGDMKISVASYGLTTGGPGLCDWKQTTWRHSDTCGSAFWTTAEDGSSPVTVSPLTSSWCRSGAGAGFTIYAQQAGEYGLKIFWMCDARVPYTIDGTVYTGRQPGEEIKKKLGETVVQQLCSGIRGTGRNITMDNFFTSVPLAEKLLEKDLTIVGTLRQNKADIPPVMKPSKLREIYSSEFGFRGNMTMVSYVPKKGKSVVLLSTMHDDKAVDESNHKKKPDVILFYNQTKGGVDIMDQMVSAYTCKRRTRRWPMVLWSNMLDVATLNALASFTSQHPGYMSGISN